The Alosa sapidissima isolate fAloSap1 chromosome 8, fAloSap1.pri, whole genome shotgun sequence genome contains a region encoding:
- the lrrtm4l2 gene encoding leucine-rich repeat transmembrane neuronal protein 4 isoform X1 — MGLRARDSWLSCLLLHASLLPLLTAAERTCPGACRCEGKIVYCESAEFDGLPGNISSGCQGLSLRYNSFLSLLPYQFSHLNQLVWLYLDHNSISTVDGQAFQGLRRLKELILSSNSIAHVQNGTFYSVPNLRSLDLSYNKLQALLPGYFQGLRKLQSLHLRSNSLTTIPLRTFLECRSLEFLDLGYNRLRSLSRTTFIGLLRLAELHLEHNQFSRINFFLFPRLLNLQALYLQWNRIRSVIQGSPWTWYTLQKLDLSGNEIQTLDPEVFRCLPNLEVLNLESNKLSNVSQEVTLAWISVTTINLAGNVWDCSVSICPLVAWMRNYRGTRDATIICSSPKALQGERVMDAVKNNTICEEIVTEMPTPPVPVVTNPAPPPSTTLRTTTKPPPAPPIQRLAPPVVVPVWPDQRPALPPSTSPGAPPFTPEPDFEHMTFHKVVAGGVALFLSLALILLVAYVSWRRYPGSMRQLQQHSMRRKRRRKARAPPEHTISSQLQEYYLSYDQANADTLDSLVNGACTCTVSGSRECEAEYPSTRPLPGAWLGDILTIH; from the exons ATGG GGCTCCGGGCGCGGGACAGCTGGCTGTCATGTCTGCTCCTGCACGCCTCTCTGCTTCCACTGCTGACCGCGGCCGAGAGGACCTGCCCCGGCGCCTGCCGCTGCGAGGGGAAGATCGTTTACTGCGAGTCGGCGGAGTTTGACGGGCTCCCTGGGAACATCTCGTCCGGGTGTCAGGGCCTCTCCCTGCGCTACAACAGCTTCCTGAGTCTGCTGCCCTACCAGTTCAGCCATCTGAACCAGCTGGTGTGGCTCTACCTGGACCACAACTCCATCAGCACGGTGGACGGACAGGCCTTCCAGGGCCTCCGACGGCTCAAGGAGCTCATCCTCTCGTCCAACAGCATCGCTCACGTGCAGAACGGCACTTTCTACAGCGTGCCCAACCTGCGCAGCCTGGACCTGTCCTACAACAAGCTTCAGGCCCTCCTCCCGGGATACTTCCAGGGCTTACGCAAGCTCCAGAGCTTGCACCTGCGCTCCAACAGCCTGACCACGATCCCGCTGAGGACATTCCTAGAGTGCCGGAGCCTGGAGTTCCTGGACCTGGGGTACAACCGCTTGCGGTCGCTCTCGAGGACCACTTTCATTGGCCTGCTGAGGCTGGCGGAGTTGCACCTGGAGCACAACCAGTTCTCCAGGATCAACTTCTTCCTGTTCCCGCGCCTGTTGAACCTGCAGGCGCTCTACCTGCAGTGGAACCGCATCCGCTCCGTAATCCAGGGGTCGCCCTGGACCTGGTACACCCTGCAGAAGCTGGACCTGTCGGGGAACGAGATCCAGACACTGGATCCGGAGGTGTTCCGCTGCCTCCCCAACTTAGAGGTGCTCAACCTGGAGTCCAACAAGCTGAGCAACGTGTCCCAGGAAGTGACTTTAGCCTGGATCTCCGTCACCACCATTAATTTAGCCGGCAACGTCTGGGACTGCAGCGTCAGCATCTGCCCCCTGGTGGCCTGGATGAGGAATTACAGGGGCACCAGAGATGCCACCATCATATGCAGCAGCCCGAAGGCCCTCCAGGGCGAGAGGGTCATGGATGCTGTGAAGAACAACACTATCTGTGAGGAAATCGTAACAGAGATGCCCACCCCCCCTGTCCCCGTGGTGACCAACcccgccccccctccctccaccaccCTGAGAACCACCACAAagccccccccagcccccccgaTCCAGCGCCTCGCCCCCCCAGTGGTGGTCCCTGTCTGGCCCGATCAGCGGCCTGCTCTGCCCCCCTCCACGTCCCCAGGTGCCCCTCCATTCACGCCGGAACCCGACTTTGAGCACATGACCTTCCACAAGGTGGTGGCGGGCGGGGTGGCGCTGTTCCTGTCGCTGGCGCTCATCCTGCTGGTGGCGTACGTGTCGTGGCGCCGCTACCCGGGCAGCAtgcgccagctgcagcagcactcCATGCGCCGCAAGCGGCGGAGAAAGGCCCGCGCTCCGCCCGAGCACACCATCAGCTCGCAGCTGCAGGAGTACTACCTGAGCTACGACCAGGCCAACGCCGACACGCTGGACTCGCTGGTCAACGGAGCCTGCACCTGCACTGTCTCTGGCTCCCGTGAGTGTGAG GCTGAGTACCCGAGCACGAGGCCCCTACCAGGTGCCTGGCTGGGAGATATCCTCACCATTCACTGA
- the lrrtm4l2 gene encoding leucine-rich repeat transmembrane neuronal protein 4 isoform X2, producing the protein MGLRARDSWLSCLLLHASLLPLLTAAERTCPGACRCEGKIVYCESAEFDGLPGNISSGCQGLSLRYNSFLSLLPYQFSHLNQLVWLYLDHNSISTVDGQAFQGLRRLKELILSSNSIAHVQNGTFYSVPNLRSLDLSYNKLQALLPGYFQGLRKLQSLHLRSNSLTTIPLRTFLECRSLEFLDLGYNRLRSLSRTTFIGLLRLAELHLEHNQFSRINFFLFPRLLNLQALYLQWNRIRSVIQGSPWTWYTLQKLDLSGNEIQTLDPEVFRCLPNLEVLNLESNKLSNVSQEVTLAWISVTTINLAGNVWDCSVSICPLVAWMRNYRGTRDATIICSSPKALQGERVMDAVKNNTICEEIVTEMPTPPVPVVTNPAPPPSTTLRTTTKPPPAPPIQRLAPPVVVPVWPDQRPALPPSTSPGAPPFTPEPDFEHMTFHKVVAGGVALFLSLALILLVAYVSWRRYPGSMRQLQQHSMRRKRRRKARAPPEHTISSQLQEYYLSYDQANADTLDSLVNGACTCTVSGSRECEV; encoded by the exons ATGG GGCTCCGGGCGCGGGACAGCTGGCTGTCATGTCTGCTCCTGCACGCCTCTCTGCTTCCACTGCTGACCGCGGCCGAGAGGACCTGCCCCGGCGCCTGCCGCTGCGAGGGGAAGATCGTTTACTGCGAGTCGGCGGAGTTTGACGGGCTCCCTGGGAACATCTCGTCCGGGTGTCAGGGCCTCTCCCTGCGCTACAACAGCTTCCTGAGTCTGCTGCCCTACCAGTTCAGCCATCTGAACCAGCTGGTGTGGCTCTACCTGGACCACAACTCCATCAGCACGGTGGACGGACAGGCCTTCCAGGGCCTCCGACGGCTCAAGGAGCTCATCCTCTCGTCCAACAGCATCGCTCACGTGCAGAACGGCACTTTCTACAGCGTGCCCAACCTGCGCAGCCTGGACCTGTCCTACAACAAGCTTCAGGCCCTCCTCCCGGGATACTTCCAGGGCTTACGCAAGCTCCAGAGCTTGCACCTGCGCTCCAACAGCCTGACCACGATCCCGCTGAGGACATTCCTAGAGTGCCGGAGCCTGGAGTTCCTGGACCTGGGGTACAACCGCTTGCGGTCGCTCTCGAGGACCACTTTCATTGGCCTGCTGAGGCTGGCGGAGTTGCACCTGGAGCACAACCAGTTCTCCAGGATCAACTTCTTCCTGTTCCCGCGCCTGTTGAACCTGCAGGCGCTCTACCTGCAGTGGAACCGCATCCGCTCCGTAATCCAGGGGTCGCCCTGGACCTGGTACACCCTGCAGAAGCTGGACCTGTCGGGGAACGAGATCCAGACACTGGATCCGGAGGTGTTCCGCTGCCTCCCCAACTTAGAGGTGCTCAACCTGGAGTCCAACAAGCTGAGCAACGTGTCCCAGGAAGTGACTTTAGCCTGGATCTCCGTCACCACCATTAATTTAGCCGGCAACGTCTGGGACTGCAGCGTCAGCATCTGCCCCCTGGTGGCCTGGATGAGGAATTACAGGGGCACCAGAGATGCCACCATCATATGCAGCAGCCCGAAGGCCCTCCAGGGCGAGAGGGTCATGGATGCTGTGAAGAACAACACTATCTGTGAGGAAATCGTAACAGAGATGCCCACCCCCCCTGTCCCCGTGGTGACCAACcccgccccccctccctccaccaccCTGAGAACCACCACAAagccccccccagcccccccgaTCCAGCGCCTCGCCCCCCCAGTGGTGGTCCCTGTCTGGCCCGATCAGCGGCCTGCTCTGCCCCCCTCCACGTCCCCAGGTGCCCCTCCATTCACGCCGGAACCCGACTTTGAGCACATGACCTTCCACAAGGTGGTGGCGGGCGGGGTGGCGCTGTTCCTGTCGCTGGCGCTCATCCTGCTGGTGGCGTACGTGTCGTGGCGCCGCTACCCGGGCAGCAtgcgccagctgcagcagcactcCATGCGCCGCAAGCGGCGGAGAAAGGCCCGCGCTCCGCCCGAGCACACCATCAGCTCGCAGCTGCAGGAGTACTACCTGAGCTACGACCAGGCCAACGCCGACACGCTGGACTCGCTGGTCAACGGAGCCTGCACCTGCACTGTCTCTGGCTCCCGTGAGTGTGAGGTATGA